CATAGCGTTGGCTACGGTACGGGACTTGTCACATTTGGCTAACACCAGCGCGCAGTGAAACAGGTTGTACTGACACTCTGGCATACCGATGCGTTCTACTGCCTGGAAGGTTGATACAGCTAGGTTTAGCACCGGCGAGGCTGCGATACCGACATCTTCTGAGGCAAAAATTACCATCCGACGGGCAACAAACTTGGGGTCTTCACCAGCTTGTAGCATGCGCGCCAAGTAATATAAGGCGGCATTGGCGTCTGACCCGCGCATGGATTTAATAAATGCGCTGATGACGTTGTAGTGGGTTTCGCCAGCTTTGTCATAGCCGGGTACACGGCGTTGAGCGGCCGTTTCCACGACTTGTTTAGTTACTGGTTTTTTGCCGGCCAGCTGCAGAGCCAACTCTAGATTACCGAGCGCAACGCGGGCGTCGCCACCAGATAGCTCGGCAATCAGATCAAGACTCTTGGCGGGGACTTGCTTGGCAGTAAGTTTCTCTGATTTTATGGCAGCTTTAAGCACCTGCATTATGTCGGTTTTGCTTAAGGGTTCTAGCACCAGCACACGACTACGCGATAGCAGCGGATTTATAACTTCAAAGCTGGGGTTTTCGGTGGTTGCTCCTATCAAGACGACAGTTCCAGCCTCAACATGAGGCAAAAAGGCATCTTGCTGGGCTTTGTTGAACCGGTGAATTTCATCTATGAATAAGATAGTGGTCATGCCCAGACGCTGATTAGCTTTGGCGTGCTCGATAACCTTGGTTACATCGGCTTTGCCGGCAGTGACGGCACTTAGTTCAACAAACTCGGACTCTGTCTCACTAGCAATAATTCGTGCCAGAGTGGTTTTGCCGCTGCCTGGTGGACCCCATAAAATCAGGCTGGTGGGGCTTTGTTTTTGTATGATTTCGCGCAGTATCTGACCTTTGGCTAGCAAGTGCTCTTGACCAAT
This portion of the Candidatus Saccharibacteria bacterium genome encodes:
- a CDS encoding replication-associated recombination protein A; this translates as MYGTPLAERMRPKKLADVIGQEHLLAKGQILREIIQKQSPTSLILWGPPGSGKTTLARIIASETESEFVELSAVTAGKADVTKVIEHAKANQRLGMTTILFIDEIHRFNKAQQDAFLPHVEAGTVVLIGATTENPSFEVINPLLSRSRVLVLEPLSKTDIMQVLKAAIKSEKLTAKQVPAKSLDLIAELSGGDARVALGNLELALQLAGKKPVTKQVVETAAQRRVPGYDKAGETHYNVISAFIKSMRGSDANAALYYLARMLQAGEDPKFVARRMVIFASEDVGIAASPVLNLAVSTFQAVERIGMPECQYNLFHCALVLAKCDKSRTVANAMTAAASAARDHPDLPVPLHVRNAPTKLMKDLGYGKDYKWEANFQHQKGFLPDDIQDLNLFT